In the Plasmodium gaboni strain SY75 chromosome 13, whole genome shotgun sequence genome, acCCTTTTTTATGCTTAAAGATTCTTATGATTCTATATGTATACCTTGTATcaaatttaaaaaaaaattttaatttttccAAATATTCACAAAATGGgatatacataaaaaaaaatatatatatatataataataataataatatatatatatatatagtattattttcatttttatttattttattttttttttttatttgtgttccttcttttttaattctttcgttatatatattcctattatatatatattataaccACAATATTGCTTGAttgttaatttttattatttatcatGATAGATTGATCATTTTTCAATTTTCAGTGAAAAAATCATTTGTTTTACATTATTCATTATATGTATgcataaatatatatatattatatattatatatttatttatgtttatatgatatacatttatttttatttttttttttttttttattatttggATTTTACTTTTCAATTTTTCAATTAATTATACAcacatgtatatattattatatatatatatataatatatatatatatattttttttttaccctaatttatatgaatgactgttttttttatccctttcaatatatataagaatcTTTGTgttaattattttaatataaaataaaactatataaatatctatatctatatctatatatatatatatatatatatatatattttataatttttttcattaatatatttattttttaaataatgttttttaattttaatataaaattataacctttttttttttNNNNNNNNNNNNNNNNNNNNNNNNNNNNNNNNNNNNNNNNNNNNNNNNNNNNNNNNNNNNNNNNNNNNNNNNNNNNNNNNNNNNNNNNNNNNNNNNNNNNNNNNNNNNNNNNNNNNNNNNNNNNNNNNNNNNNNNNNNNNNNNNNNNNNNNNNNNNNNNNNNNNNNNNNNNNNNNNNNNNNNNNNNNNNNNNNNNNNNNNNNNNNNNNNNNNNNNNNNNNNNNNNNNNNNNNNNNNNNNNNNNNNNNNNNNNNNNNNNNNNNNNNNNNNNNNNNNNNNNNNNNNNNNNNNNNNNNNNNNNTTGTAtccttatatataatatatttttttaattattattttataaatattatttaatatttatatgattatttttttttttttttttttttttttttatatttttttttttttttttttttttttttttttttttttttttttttttttttttttttttttttttttttttttttttttttttttttttttttattattattataaatccctaatttttaattcatttttgtACACCTTCATaaatgttaatattttataatgataaaaacttttataacataaaaGATAATTTCTATGAAAAGACCCTTCATCCTTCCTATAACCAAGATcacatattttataaaaattaaaaaggaaaaaaagaaagaaagaGAAGGAAGgaatgttatattttttttcttttttttttttggaaaagtaattttttaaacaatattaaagaaatattatataatacttataatttattttacataACATATATTCTATTGGACActtgttttaatttttgtatacgaaaaaaaaaataaaataaaaataaataaaataaaataatattacagaatcaaatgaaagaattaaatcattcataaaaaaaaaaaaaaaaaaaaaaaaaaacaatatgtttaatattatgtgaattataaatattgtaCAACcaatgaaaaaagaaaaaaaaattaaatatatagaaataagaaatttttttttttttttatataggaaaataagaaaatcatctaattcataatatatttatatttattatttttgtgGTCCCTTTAAAATGCATAAgaatatatgtatatatggAGGGTCCTTTGATCCAATTACATATGCTCACGAAATGGTTCTTGATAAAATTAGTAATTTAAACTGGATTCATGAAATATGGGTAGTTATATGTAGATGTAGAAATGATAAAAGCTTAACAGAATTTCATCACAGACATAACATGTTTactataataataaataactcatctaaaataataaaaagcaaaatatttttaaaagatcTTGAATCTCATAGTGAAATGACTCCAActtatcatttattaaaaacTCAAAAAGAATTACATCCTAATTACAACTTTTACTTTGGTCTTGGATCAGATTTGTTATGTGATATATTTTCATGGGATGAAGGTGAAAAACTAGTGTTAGaaaattcatttataattattgaAAGAGGTCACTTTAAAATAGATGAAAATCTATTAAAGAAATTTccaaaatattatttaattaacATACCCaaattatcttttattaattttatttcatcaAGTGAAGCTAGGAAATTTTTAACCaaagaaaatgatataaacgatataaaaaaatatattcatcCCCTTACTATtgattatattataaagtATAAGTTATATGATTTTAATTAGGCATAATTACCCTTCTCCTATATGTATTATGCacatatttaattatacatatatgtttattattttaatcATACATTTTTAAGAACATTAACCCAATgcaaatatatatatatatatatatgatttatttatttcttctttattaGGTAATtcgaaaaaaaaaataaaattttaaatgtatatcctttcaatttttaatttttaagtatatatgtaaatattatcattatttttcttttctttttgattttttattgttatttatttatttatttttttttttttttttgtttataatttaaaaaattatttaaactAAATATGActtttgaattttttttttttaataataataattagtaataatgaatttatatgtatgtatatatatatatatatatatatacatatttcCCCACCCCGTTATAtccattattatttttttttcttactTCTTAATTCTATAACAATAGGTGATAATATAGCACCATTTTCGGTCTGTACATTAATAAGTTCAGAATAATCTATGTCCTTTTTAATTCGTTGAACAGGATTATTCATTTCCTCACaacattttaaaaagtatTCATCTGATTCTAATGTGTTATTTCTACTATCAggtttatttttttttattaatgtTTGATTTGGTGCTAGTGATACAAGAGCTTTATATTTTACTCCATTtaaatcataaaaaaattttccATTTTGAGTTTTTATAAACTCATCTGTTTTCATATCATctttaaaagataaatacATACGTGAATAGATTATATCATTGGGAGAATCTTTTGATACACTTCcatttacaaaataataataatctaattcatcttttatattatttgaaaatgAATCAAAAAAGTTTTCTTCAGTTAATGTTGGAGGTAACTTTCTTAtaatgatttttttttttttaacatttATACTTGCTTGTTCTAATAAAGGTACTAATacatctttttttttttctgatgaatattgtttatttgatttttcATCATACCTAAAATACGACGTAGaatatttatcataataCTTATTCCTTGAattataatacattttactttttatcgttttttcattttcttcataatGTTTGATATCATATTTTCTATGATGCTTATCTTCATAATGTTTAGattcttcttcttttttcttcGTTTCATTAGTGTCTTTTTTATTGTCTTCTTTAGAATCAACTTTtcttaataatattttatatggTCTTTTACTTGTGgacatttttttttttttttttttcttgttactatattaatttcacatgtattattatttaaaaaaaaaataataaaacacatcaaatttaaattatatatatattatatatataataacatcTTTATGTTTGTTAAAACTTTAATATGAAccttatataatatattaataataacttaaaaaaaaaaaaaaaaaaaaatttttttcatttcaCCTATTTACATTATACAACACAAAAGATTgatgaataaaaaaaattataataatttattaatcTTTTTAGAATATATGCATTGTTTATGGcaattataatatgaaaataattttattataaaacattatatttccaaaaaattttaataaaatcTACAAAAACACAAATAATTcaatttttaattcttttatatgttatattgAAATAAACATATGAAAAATGTGAACTACTTTAAAAAAGTACTTCAGaataaaaatcaaaaaaaaaaaaaaaaatacatcaatataaaaaaaatacattaaataaagaaaaaaaaaaaaaaagaaaagaacccctacatacatatattgTTCGTGTATTTAAgtatattcatatttttatattttataaaaatataaatttataaaagttataaaattattctAACAATtaatcatttaatttttaacgaacatgatattattttatgtattttaaaattaaaacgtaagcgaaaaatatatatatatatatataatatattaatacatatgttatattatatatggcatatacattatagtcctatttaaattatattaaattttgGGCTTTATAAATTATACCTAATTGATTACTTCAAAATTACAAATACAATATGTATacaatataattaaaattaaatacTTATTTAAGTATACAAAATAGTATGggttatataataattatatttaaaaaaaaattttaatgCAGAAAAATctacataaaaaaaaaatatatataaaataaaatttacatttttttttttttactatgtaaaatgaaaaaaaatatatatcttgaataaacaaattaaaccattttaataacatatagatattattaaatagTATTCagaaataaaaagtaaaaaaataatataataaaatatatattgatttaatttaaaataaatttaagattatattttattgttatttttttcttttttggatttttccttttttttttttttttttgtattttaaGAATCTttatgtatacatatttatatttataagcTAATTctaaattaaaaaaatatatataatatttaataataatattttgtatcttataataatgatttaCAAATTTTACAATTGCTCAAGGAAGTTGTATGAGCACACAgagaaattaaaatattttataacaaaaaatcaattaataaatacatatcAAAATAAGTTTCAGAAAAGTATCTATTTTGTTTACAAAAATGGAAATAATGGGGGTTTTAATGAAAATACtgtatttttaaataacGATAATAAACATTATAATGATAGAAAAAGTAGCTTTAGAATGCACTCCATTGTGTTTGCAAACGTGTTAGGTTTAGCAGTTCATGCAAAGAAAGATGAAGATTAcgaaaatataaattttataaataatgagCTATTAACTGATTCAActgtaaatataaatgaaaatgttataaaaaaaaatgaatttaGTTTTATAggtaaaaataaattattcggtaattcaaatgataataatacCAAACAAGCAGATAATGCCTTaaaaggaaataataagaatggttcaaaaaatgataaatatgaatattatcAAGAATTAAGTGAATATAGCAATATGCAAATATTTTCTAGTAATAGTCACCATGAATTGGCAAATGAAATATGTTCCAATTTAGGTATAGGTTTAGGTAGAGCTTATGTTGGAAAATTTAGTGATGGAGAAATAGCTCTTCAAATAATGGACGAGGTTAGAGGAAGAgacatttatataattcattcAACTCCAGCAGGAGGAAAAGATGTGCACTCGCGTTTAATggaattatttttatttatatcaacCCTACGAAGATCATCTGCCAAAAAGGTAACGGCAGTTATAccatatttaaattattcaaGACAAACCAAACATTTAGATGACCATAATTATGTTCATTCCCTAGGAGCCCCAGAAATAGCTATTTTGCTACAAGCTTGCGGAGTTGATTCAATAATTTCTGTTGATTTACACAATGCAAGGATTGAAGGGTTTTCTACaggaaaaaaatttcaaCCTCCACTTATGAACATTAATCCTCAATCATTGGCTgttgaatattttaaaaaaaaaaaacttcGAAGTCCAGTTGTTGTATCTATTGACAACGAAGGTGCTGAAAGAACAAAAGAATTCTGGATTCGAATGAATAAGAACTCCATGAATGCAGGTTTTACTACTCTTGTTTCGagtaattataatgaaattaATAGTAGAGAAGGTTATCCAGTTAATGATTCATACGAATTAAATGatttcaaaaataataatatgaatttatataatcaagataacaaaaaaaataatactaATGCTTTAAATAATTCTAAAATTGtagataaaaaagaaaatgatatgtttgataaagaaaaatttaCCATAGTTGGAGATATTAAGGGATGTGATTGTATTTTAGTAGATGATATTATTGATACAGGAGAAAAATCTCAAAAAGTTGCTGctattttaaaaaatgcAGGAGCTcgtaaaatatatttatatgcCACTCATGCCATATTATCTGATGGTTGCattgaaaaaattaataattcatGTATAGATGAAGTTGTAACTACAAATACTATACACATTCCAAGTAATATATGTTGTGAAAAATTGCATATTTTGTCAGTTGCAAAATTAGTAGCTGAAGGAATTAAAAGGGCTCATAATGAACAATCACTAAATGCATTAGAAGATTTTTCTGATGGACAAATAGAAATGAAAGTATagtatataattttttttttttttttttcattctttTTCCTTTGATTTACAAgagtaatatatttgttttaattatataaatatatatatatattataatgaaacataagaaaaaaaaaaaaaaacatatctatatttatatatatatttccaggaaacattttcttcaaaagtatttatgaattattattataaatgaaattTTTAGCCTATCACATAATGTTTATagatttattttatatgtaatgttcaaagaatataaaatagaaatatataaatatttatttctattgaattgttaaaataaaattttatgcttttaatataaagacacgtttatattttatttttaaataataaaaataataattatattaacaattatttacatatttaaagtttatttattttatttatgtattttttataatgatatataaaattaatgGAGATAATACAGAAaatttcaaatatatattttttaaatgttttatgtttcatattataacatttcatatgcattattatatatatatatatatatattttttttgtcttaattttttttttttaaagataGTGAAACTTGAACTTTCATAACATTACGAAATTtgtaattattttgaagaattatttatttttaatccaaatttatttgttattttttaatattcaTGTTAAAGTATTACATATAGTTTctgtattaaaaaaaaaaaaaaataacatttcattttaatataatattttaatttacCATTTCTacaacatatattttattttcaataaaacataaaaaaacaatttatattttaattgATATTGCGAAATATCAATTGTTTCTAGTAAATGATTTAGACGTAtagataaatattttaatattgtATTCTGCTTCGTTTCAAAGAAcgtaaaaatatataaaacatatattattaattttattatttaataatttatatatattcattcTAAAAATTGcaattaataataataattattattaattatttaaatagAACAAAATCAAATGAATTTTGACGATTTTGTTAACActttatatgaaaaagatgtatttgatgatgaaaattcagaatatattaagaatACAATTTTCCCCTTTTTAGTACCAGTAaattaacaaaaatataatatacttAATAAGACAGGAAAAAgaacatttattttttttaaatgtttattattagtctataattaaaattttccttttattaaattttatagGCATTAGAAAAAGTATTACTTCGTGAATATATGctaataaaaattataaaagaatacGTTCTTTAAAACGTAATTTCCATTTAATACTTctctatatttttttatgtatttatttatatagcTCATTAAATTAGTAAACgatgaaaaagaaaaacacaaatattacaatataatttataataaaaacgaaaaagaattattatctaATGTGCATGAAGAAAagtaattataatataaatatttgtacgttgtaaattaaaagataactaaaaataatacatatatttatatatatataattttttttttttttcttttttctaATAACCTTAGGAAGGAAACCAATATTGGtaatatgtaaataatttaaaaattattatatgtaatttttttccctatatatatacgcataaaatatatgatgTAATTCTCTTTACAcgaataattttttaaacGTTTTAAGAAAATTTTCTTAGATTTAATTTAGTTGTTCATTATTGTGTTTATTCATAAGAATAAAATTcgaaaataattaaaaatatagaaatttccaaaaattattataagaaataattatattatttatatacataaaacctttattaaaatttaaaatgtgaaataaaatgtttttttattatttaataaattcaTTAGAACAAGTTGACATATTTTCAACGGATAAATTCAAGACAAATCCTACAGAGTTATTTGATATACAGAAAGAAGTAATAAAATGTGATTTAAAAttctatttatatataattatttttatatgtattaataaaatCTACTTTTTTCAAACTAATAATCATTTAAAcatgtttatttttaaacttacatattatacatatttatattgtcagatatatatatatatttatatatatattttttttatttctttatatagGTTATTAAAcgatatataaaaataaatccTATTTTATTACTTAGTGAATATATCCTGGAAGAATACAAATCGAAAAACCATAATGATAACAATAACaatgaaataaaagaaaaaaaaagttattaaaaatatttttttaaatgtatagacatatataaatatatagacattgtttataatttatataatactttTCAAAATTTCGTTCAAAATTTAgcacttttttttttaatgttaTCTCTCATAATCCATTTTCATTGTTTATAATTCCGTATCATTTATCAATATACTTCaagttttattatttttttaatataaaaaagaattatataaacattttatattaatatagaACAATAAATTGAagtattttatataaactTCTATTTAAATTTCATTGaacattataaaaatactTTATGCtaatttttgtattatatatatatatattcacttttaaataatatttcttttataattaGAATCTATATGTCGAGAAAAAACGTGATTAAAAGTATAATGGTTGTGTTAAAATACacttaaaaatattatgtaaacattatttattaaatgcTTTCATAATATTGATCGTTTAATTATTGTGCTTATTTATACTTATTCCGCATTTTGTCcattcatatattatttcaattatattttcttatacataaattaatttattacTTTTAAATACAATGCTAAACATTAACCTTaaatattctatatataaataaatatatattttaatatataaataagataggttttcaataaaaataaaatatacaaaaaattatagttcaatttttcattttttaaaagtatGATAGCTGCTCTGAGTTTAATGTACTAAACTTTGATAATGTGAGCGTTTAGAAATTATCCTATGTTCTCAGAAAAGTgttattttcattattcTAATGGAATAATTCATAGTTATTAAAGCACTTCTTTCtgtatttttaatttttgatTAACCTTAATATACTGACATGAATTTTTATAccttttatattattttctttataaatgaaattattcaataaatggagaaattatttattatacaaataaacAAAACTTAAAATCTTTTGAATGTGATTCAAATAAGTATTTTATAGAAAAGTATTTccaataaaaaaataaatatattaattttcCATATAAAAGTCTTACTAGATAAATACTAATTtgaaatagaaaatatgTCTAAAAGGGCAATGTGTTACTGGagttatatttttattaacatacaatattattatatatccattatgaaatatataaaaatcaaTAATCATAATTAACCTATATGGatatacaataataataatagaataaatattattattcattcagaagttatatatatttaaaaatacaataaagaaaaaattattaaaattcattaaataattgttttaagaatttataatttcatGAAAATGTTTgtacataataatatatatttctatataaaataatatgtaaaaaatatatatataatattatactATGTTTTATacacatttatatataacataaaaataaataataaataaatacattca is a window encoding:
- a CDS encoding putative regulator of nonsense transcripts 3B, with the protein product MSTSKRPYKILLRKVDSKEDNKKDTNETKKKEEESKHYEDKHHRKYDIKHYEENEKTIKSKMYYNSRNKYYDKYSTSYFRYDEKSNKQYSSEKKKDVLVPLLEQASINVKKKKIIIRKLPPTLTEENFFDSFSNNIKDELDYYYFVNGSVSKDSPNDIIYSRMYLSFKDDMKTDEFIKTQNGKFFYDLNGVKYKALVSLAPNQTLIKKNKPDSRNNTLESDEYFLKCCEEMNNPVQRIKKDIDYSELINVQTENGAILSPIVIELRSKKKK
- a CDS encoding hypothetical protein (conserved Plasmodium protein, unknown function), which encodes MNFDDFVNTLYEKDVFDDENSEYIKNTIFPFLVPLIKLVNDEKEKHKYYNIIYNKNEKELLSNVHEEKKETNIEQVDIFSTDKFKTNPTELFDIQKEVIKRYIKINPILLLSEYILEEYKSKNHNDNNNNEIKEKKSY
- a CDS encoding putative ribose-phosphate pyrophosphokinase, translating into MIYKFYNCSRKLYEHTEKLKYFITKNQLINTYQNKFQKSIYFVYKNGNNGGFNENTVFLNNDNKHYNDRKSSFRMHSIVFANVLGLAVHAKKDEDYENINFINNELLTDSTVNINENVIKKNEFSFIGKNKLFGNSNDNNTKQADNALKGNNKNGSKNDKYEYYQELSEYSNMQIFSSNSHHELANEICSNLGIGLGRAYVGKFSDGEIALQIMDEVRGRDIYIIHSTPAGGKDVHSRLMELFLFISTLRRSSAKKVTAVIPYLNYSRQTKHLDDHNYVHSLGAPEIAILLQACGVDSIISVDLHNARIEGFSTGKKFQPPLMNINPQSLAVEYFKKKKLRSPVVVSIDNEGAERTKEFWIRMNKNSMNAGFTTLVSSNYNEINSREGYPVNDSYELNDFKNNNMNLYNQDNKKNNTNALNNSKIVDKKENDMFDKEKFTIVGDIKGCDCILVDDIIDTGEKSQKVAAILKNAGARKIYLYATHAILSDGCIEKINNSCIDEVVTTNTIHIPSNICCEKLHILSVAKLVAEGIKRAHNEQSLNALEDFSDGQIEMKV
- a CDS encoding nicotinate-nucleotide adenylyltransferase, encoding MHKNICIYGGSFDPITYAHEMVLDKISNLNWIHEIWVVICRCRNDKSLTEFHHRHNMFTIIINNSSKIIKSKIFLKDLESHSEMTPTYHLLKTQKELHPNYNFYFGLGSDLLCDIFSWDEGEKLVLENSFIIIERGHFKIDENLLKKFPKYYLINIPKLSFINFISSSEARKFLTKENDINDIKKYIHPLTIDYIIKYKLYDFN